In Myxococcus stipitatus, the genomic window GCGGTGCAGACGACGCTGACGCTCACCCCGGGCGTCAACAACCTCTCCATCGTCACCACCTCCGAGACGGGCGTCAGCTCCACCACCACGCGCCGCATCAACTACGACACGCAGGCGCCCTCCGCGACGATGCTGTCGCCCGCCGTGGGCGCCACGGTGAGCGGCGTCATCACCCTGCGCGCGCGCGTCACCGACAACTTCGGGCCGCTCAACAACATCGGCTTCAGCCGCGACATGTCCGGCATCCGCGCGGGCACGCTCCAGGCCGATGGCACGTACACCGCGACGCTCGACACCCACGAGCTGCTCAACGGCTCGCACACCGTCGACGTGTGGATGACGGACGGTGTGGGCAACTTCACCGTCCAGAGCTTCAACTTCTTCGTGAGCAACTGATGTGACGCCGGTTCCGGCGTGGCCGCCTCACGGGGCCACCCCGGTCCGCCGGCGACGGCGTGAGCGGCGCGGTTCGACCCGCTTCAGGTGGGGACCGGGCCGCTCCGTCGAGCGGTATGAAGGTCGGTGCTGCTTCGTGGCGACATCCGAGCCACGGCAGCCCCTTCGAGCCGCATCGAGGCTCAGGTCCACCGTGAGGCACGCGTGGCCCCTTCGCGTGGCATCGCGCCTCGGGTCCGCTGCACAGCGACGTCCGAGCCACGGTAGCCCCTTCGAGCCGCATCGAGGCTCGGGGCTACTTCGTGTCGAGCCCCGAGCCTCCGTCGCCCCCTTCGAGCCGCATCGAGCCTCAGGCCAGCTTCGTGGCGAGGTCCACGTGGCCGGCCTTGCGGGCGCGGTCCGCGGCCGTCTCGCCATGGGCGTTGCGCAGGGTGCGGTCGGCCCCCTTCGCCAGGAGGTGCTCGACGACGGCGTCGAACCCGTTGCGCGCCGCCGTGTGCAGCGGCGCGTTTCCGCCCGCGTCCGGGAGGTTCGGGTCGACGCCCAGCTCCAGCAGGTGGAGCACCGAGGCTTCGAGGTCCTTCCAGGCGGCGAGGAACAGCGGCGTGGCCCCGGACTCGTCCCGGGCGTTCAGGTCCAGGCCCGGCTGGTGCTTGAGGATGACCTTCAACGAACTGAAGCGCTTCATGGCCGCGTAGTGCAGCAGCGACTGGCCCTCGTGCTCGGTCAGCTTCGACGCGTCGAAGCCGCGCGCGAGCATCCGGGAGAGCACCTCGTCGGGCTGCTTGAGGCCGATGGCCATGGCCACGGGCGTGAAGAAGATGGGCTGCTTGTCGTCCCCCAGCTTCACGCGCTCGTCGAGCGGCGCGCCCGCGTCGACCAGCGCGAGCACCAGCTCCGCGGGCAGATGGCCGATGAGCGCCTTGGCGAGCGCCGTCTCCCCGTCCTTGTCTCGCCCGCTCGCGTCCGCCCCGTGCGCGAGCAGCAGCGTGACGGCATCGGTGGCCATCGCCTCGCGCTCGTCCTCCTCGTAGCCTCCGTCCTTGCGCTGCTTGAACAGCGCGACGACATGGTGCAGCGGCGGGTTGCCACCGGCCACGGGCGTGTTGGGATTGGCGCCGGCCTTCAACAGCGCCTCGGCGATGCCCAGGTGGTGCGCGGAGAGCGCGAGCATCAGCGGAGTGATGCCCCGGTCCTGACCCCCTCCCTCCGGGTTCGCGCCACGGGCCAGCAACTCGCGCACCGCGCCGAGCGCCGCCGGGAAGGTGCCTCGCAGACACGCGTGGTGCAGCGCCGTCCAACCCACCTCGTCCGCGTCCTCGTCCCCCTGCACGGCGTCGACCGGGTGCCCCGCATCGATGAGCGCCGAGAGCACCTCCACCGGCACGTCCCCCGCGCGCGAGGCCGCGACGCTCAGCGGAGGACGACCGAACCCGTCCTTCGTCTGGGCGTCGGCCGAGGTGGCGAGGGTACGGACGGCCGCGACGTCTCCGCTGAAGATGGCTTCGAGCAGTGCGTTGGACATGGCTTCCTTCATCGAGGTGACCCGCCCCGGTCGAGCGAGAGACCGCCTGTTTGCCATGCACGCCCCCTGGCTGTCAGCGAGCACGCGGCATGACGCGCCTCGCCCAGCGGGAAGACACGGATTGCGCGCGAGTCCTACGCGTCAGACGTATCGGTTTCTCGGAGTCCGCGAGCGCGGGCGAGCGAGGGAGCACGCGACAGGCGGCGGCACGAGACGGATGTTGAACCTGCGTGAGCACTCGACGGGCGAGGCGTGAGGAGACGGAGGGCGGGCTTCCCGGCGTGAGCGTCGTGCGCCGGTTCCACCATTCGGTGGGCGACTTCCTGCGCGGCCTCACCGCGGTGGAGAAGCGCTTCTGGGTGCTGGTGGTGCTGGTGGGCCTCATCGCCGGGCTGGGCGCGGTGGTGCTGCTCAAGGTGCTGCGCTTCACCCAGGGGCTCTTCTGGCGGAGCGGCTCGGAGGACTTCCTGGCGGGAGTGGCCGCGGCCCCTTCCTGGCGCAGGGTGCTCATCCCCATCCTCGGCGGCGCGCTGGTGACGCTGCTGTCGCTCCTCGTCGGCCAGCCCCTGAGGGGCCACGGCACCGCCGGCATCATCGAGTCCATCTGGGTCCGCTCCGGCCGGCTCCCGCTGCCCCGGGCCCTGCTGCGAGGGCTCGTCTCCATCCTCGCCGTCGCCATGGGCGCGCCGCTCGGCCGCGAGGGCGCGCTGCTGTCCACCGGCGCGGCGAGCGGCTCGTCGCTCGCCCGGGTGCTGCGGCTGGGCCCCGGGCAGGCGCGGTTGCTCGTCGCGTGCGGCGCGTCCGCGGGCATGGCCTCCGCGTACAACGTCCCCATCGGCGCGGCGCTCTTCGGGCTGGAGGTGCTGCTGGGCAGCTTCGCGCTGGACCTGTTCGGCCCCATCGTCGTGTCGTGCGTGGTGTCGACGCTCGTCTCGCGGCTGCTCATCGCGAACCACCCCAGCTACGTCATCCCCGACTACGCCCTCACGCACCCGCGCGAGCTCGTCCTGGCCCTGGTGCTGGGCGCGGCGCTGGGCGTGGCCTCCGCGCTCTACGTGCGCGGCGTCAACGTCATGTCGGACCTGCTCGACCGGGTCCCCGGCTGGCTGGCGCCCTTCCTGCCGCTGCTGGCGATGACGGTCGTCGGGCTCACGTCGCTGTGGCTGCCGCAGCTGCTGGGCAACGGCTACGACGCGGTGAACGGCGCGCTGCTGGGCCGCACGTCGCTGGTGCTGCTGCTCGTGCTGCCCCTGGCGAAGCTCCTGCTGACGTCCCTGTGCGCGGGCGCGGGCGTGCCGGGCGGGCTCTTCACCCCGTCCCTGTTCTATGGCGCGCTGCTGGGAGGCGCGTTCGGCGCGTTCGCGGAGAAGCTCCTGCCGGGCAGCGCGCCCAGCGGCGCCTACGCGCTGCTGGGCATGGGCGCGGTGCTGGCCGGGACCACGCACGCCTCCGTGTCCGCGGTGCTGCTCATCTTCGAGCTGACGGGCGACTACCCGCTGGTGCTGCCGCTGATGCTCAGCGCGGTGGTGTCCGCCGCCATCAGCCGGAGGCTGGAGCCGGAGTCGCTGTACACGTCGGTGCTCAACCGCCGCAACGTGCGCATGCCGGCCACCATCCCCCACTGGTTGAGGCAGGAGGGCGCCCGCGCGCTGCTCACGCCGGTGCGCAGGCGCGTGTCGCCGTCCACGCCCTTCCCGGAGGTGGTGGCGCTGCTCCTGGAGCTGCCCCCCGGCGAGGACCTCTACGTCACCGACGACACGGGCCGCTACCGCGGGGTGCTGGTGCTCGACGACCTCAAGGGGCACCTGCCGGACCACTCGCTGCTCCAGGCCACCATCGCCGAGGACATGATGGACACGGACGTGAGGCCCATCACCCCGGAGCTGTCCCTGGGCGAGGTCGCGGCCACCTTCGCGCAGACCGCGCTGGAGCGGCTGCCCGTCGTCGACGGGACGCGGCGCCTGCTGGGCACCATCTCCAAGGGAGACCTGCTGCGGCAGGGGACTTTCTGAGGACCCCACCATGACCCCGTCCCGACACACGGCCCTCGAAGGACCCGCGAGGGCCTGGAGCATCGCGGCCCTGGCGTTGGTGTGCGTCGTGCTGGGCTCCGTGCTCCTGTACCGGCCGGGCCCCTCCAGGCCCCACGCCCGCCACGCGGAGCCCGTGCCCCAGGAGGAGCCCGCCCTCACCCCGGAGCAACGCCGGGCCATGTACCGGGCCTGGCCCATGTTCGAGGGCTGGCCCCTGCCACAACTCCCCCCCACGGAGTCGCAACGGCCCGAGGACACGCGGCGACCCGAGGCCCCCTCGCGTCCACCTCCGCCGCGCTGAAGCCCCGCGCCACGTGAATCCAAGGGGTTGCGCCGCGGCCCAATGCCGGACGTCCCGGACGCGGGCTCCTACCTCCTGAGTCACTGAATGTGGGCCCCTCCTGCTAGGGTACCAACCCAGGAGGTAACAAACCCTTGCTCCAACCTATTGCTCAGGTCATGCTGGTGATTGCCACCTTGTCAGGTATGGCAGCGGTCGCGGGAGAAGCAGGTCTGGAGACGCGGATGCGCAAGCGAGACATCACCCTGTCGGCGGACGCTCCCGAGCGGACGCACGTGGTGATGGTGGCCTCGGACACGGCGACGGTGGTGCTGTTCGACTCGCCGCTGCTGCCCTCCAGCGTGGAGGTGGGCGCGTCCCGCGA contains:
- a CDS encoding ankyrin repeat domain-containing protein, producing MSNALLEAIFSGDVAAVRTLATSADAQTKDGFGRPPLSVAASRAGDVPVEVLSALIDAGHPVDAVQGDEDADEVGWTALHHACLRGTFPAALGAVRELLARGANPEGGGQDRGITPLMLALSAHHLGIAEALLKAGANPNTPVAGGNPPLHHVVALFKQRKDGGYEEDEREAMATDAVTLLLAHGADASGRDKDGETALAKALIGHLPAELVLALVDAGAPLDERVKLGDDKQPIFFTPVAMAIGLKQPDEVLSRMLARGFDASKLTEHEGQSLLHYAAMKRFSSLKVILKHQPGLDLNARDESGATPLFLAAWKDLEASVLHLLELGVDPNLPDAGGNAPLHTAARNGFDAVVEHLLAKGADRTLRNAHGETAADRARKAGHVDLATKLA
- a CDS encoding chloride channel protein, encoding MSVVRRFHHSVGDFLRGLTAVEKRFWVLVVLVGLIAGLGAVVLLKVLRFTQGLFWRSGSEDFLAGVAAAPSWRRVLIPILGGALVTLLSLLVGQPLRGHGTAGIIESIWVRSGRLPLPRALLRGLVSILAVAMGAPLGREGALLSTGAASGSSLARVLRLGPGQARLLVACGASAGMASAYNVPIGAALFGLEVLLGSFALDLFGPIVVSCVVSTLVSRLLIANHPSYVIPDYALTHPRELVLALVLGAALGVASALYVRGVNVMSDLLDRVPGWLAPFLPLLAMTVVGLTSLWLPQLLGNGYDAVNGALLGRTSLVLLLVLPLAKLLLTSLCAGAGVPGGLFTPSLFYGALLGGAFGAFAEKLLPGSAPSGAYALLGMGAVLAGTTHASVSAVLLIFELTGDYPLVLPLMLSAVVSAAISRRLEPESLYTSVLNRRNVRMPATIPHWLRQEGARALLTPVRRRVSPSTPFPEVVALLLELPPGEDLYVTDDTGRYRGVLVLDDLKGHLPDHSLLQATIAEDMMDTDVRPITPELSLGEVAATFAQTALERLPVVDGTRRLLGTISKGDLLRQGTF